The Ostrinia nubilalis chromosome 17, ilOstNubi1.1, whole genome shotgun sequence genome contains a region encoding:
- the LOC135080036 gene encoding protein lethal(2)essential for life-like translates to MNLSRYPHSLFDQSFGLCISPHDLIFPSHNYPGTNYYRPWQWYLQRAEKDFGSTIHNEKNNFKITLDMQHFQPNEINVKVADREVIIEGKHEERQDNYGFISRQFKRRYLLPGDCNADSVVSSLSSDGILTVTAEKVKESKTKEITVPIKMCDSCPNKPKLEKEKVDDSKKEESASSKKNMEIMLKEDHCCLLKPELLGAPSTGATQKISMETKKEVDELTRSRGETSGQATSTKAKEKIDDACAQGIRTKTEIESASAAIKSEMCNIKSSVQESITIQESSTSSTSMASSIKETSEKISEIVSDISAQLKEAAENI, encoded by the coding sequence ATGAATCTATCACGATACCCACACAGTTTATTCGACCAAAGTTTCGGATTATGCATCAGCCCCCACGATTTGATATTCCCGTCGCACAATTATCCCGGGACGAACTACTACAGGCCATGGCAATGGTATCTTCAAAGAGCAGAAAAAGATTTTGGATCGACAATACATAATGAAaagaacaatttcaaaataacatTGGATATGCAACATTTTCAACCAAATGAAATAAACGTAAAAGTTGCAGACAGAGAAGTTATAATCGAAGGGAAGCACGAAGAACGGCAGGACAACTACGGGTTTATATCTCGGCAGTTTAAGAGGCGATACCTCCTGCCTGGCGATTGTAATGCAGACAGTGTTGTCTCTTCACTCTCTTCTGATGGAATCCTCACCGTGACTGCCGAAAAAGTAAAGGAATCAAAAACTAAGGAAATCACTGTTCCAAtcaaaatgtgcgatagttgtccaaacaaacccaaacttgaaAAAGAAAAGGTGGACGACTCTAAGAAAGAAGAAAGTGCATCAAGTAAAAAGAACATGGAAATAATGTTGAAAGAAGATCATTGCTGTCTGTTGAAACCTGAATTATTGGGAGCTCCTTCTACAGGTGCAACCCAGAAGATATCAATGGAGACTAAAAAAGAAGTAGATGAATTGACAAGATCAAGAGGAGAGACATCTGGACAAGCTACAAGTactaaagcaaaagaaaaaattGATGATGCCTGTGCCCAAGGTATTAGAACTAAAACAGAAATAGAAAGTGCCAGTGCAGCTATCAAATCAGAAATGTGTAACATTAAGAGTTCTGTACAAGAATCTATAACTATTCAAGAGTCATCAACTTCCTCAACATCTATGGCATCAAGCATAAAAGAAACCAGTGAAAAAATAAGTGAGATTGTCAGTGACATCAGTGCTCAGTTGAAAGAAGCagcagaaaatatttaa
- the LOC135080037 gene encoding cyclin-dependent-like kinase 5, whose translation MQKYEKLEKIGEGTYGTVFKAKNKETHEIVALKRVRLDDDDEGVPSSALREICLLKELKHKNIVRLYDVLHSEKKLTLVFEHCDQDLKKYFDSLNGEIDLDVVKSFMYQLLRGLAFCHSHNVLHRDLKPQNLLINKNGELKLADFGLARAFGIPVKCYSAEVVTLWYRPPDVLFGAKLYTTSIDMWSAGCIFAELANSGRPLFPGSDVDDQLKRIFKLLGTPNEDTWPGVTQLPDYKPLPVYQPSLGLAQVVPRLPARGRDLLARLLTCNPALRMPADDAMAHAYFHDLNPSVKNDRC comes from the exons ATGCAGAAATATGAAAAGCTCGAAAAGATCGGTGAAGGAACCTATGGCACAGTGTTTAAAGCTAAAAACAAGGAAACGCACGAGATCGTCGCCCTAAAACGCGTGAGGTTAGACGACGACGATGAAGGCGTCCCTTCCTCCGCTCTGCGCGAGATTTGTCTCCTCAAAGAGCTCAAGCATAAGAATATCGTTCGGCTCTACGACGTGCTGCACAGTGAGAAGAAGCTAACATTGGTGTTCGAACATTGCGACCAGGATTTGAAGAAGTACTTCGACAGCTTAAACGGAGAGATAGATTTGGATGTGGTGAAATCTTTTATGTATCAATTACTTCGTGGTCTAGCCTTCTGCCATAGTCACAACGTTCTGCATCGTGATTTGAAGCCCCAGAatctgcttataaataaaaacggCGAGCTTAAATTGGCGGATTTTGGTTTAGCTAGAGCGTTCGGTATTCCTGTGAAGTGTTACTCGGCGGAGGTTGTGACGCTGTGGTACCGGCCGCCTGACGTTCTTTTCGGCGCGAAACTGTACACCACCAGCATTGACATGTGGTCTGCTGGCTGCATATTTGCTGAGCTGGCCAACTCAGGCCGGCCTTTGTTCCCTGGCTCTGATGTTGATGATCAGTTGAAGaggatttttaaattactag GCACACCAAACGAAGACACATGGCCTGGGGTGACTCAGCTGCCTGACTACAAGCCGCTGCCGGTGTACCAACCGAGCTTAGGGCTGGCCCAGGTGGTGCCCCGCCTGCCCGCCCGAGGCCGAGACCTCCTAGCCCGTCTCTTGACCTGCAACCCGGCGCTTCGTATGCCCGCCGACGACGCCATGGCCCACGCCTACTTCCACGACCTCAATCCATCCGTCAAGAATGACAGATGTTAA